Proteins found in one Lutimonas zeaxanthinifaciens genomic segment:
- a CDS encoding DUF6090 family protein — MLPFFRKIRLRLAQDNQFFKYSRYAIGEIVLVVVGILIALQINNWNELEKLRVRETNLLKELRTNLNTNIKNLEKDIEVQIEQASYIDIVQLHLENKKPYNDSISYFISYGSPAPDVLLTSSAFETLRSSGLELIRSDTLRQAIINLFEVDYPYLFQETKRLEDQVWPSVVVPMFQKHFRFRDNLAIPTNYEALINDDEFMNMWSFRGALRKGSTSRKIIAVEKTQAVIELIEIELNKNSKL, encoded by the coding sequence ATGCTCCCGTTTTTTCGTAAAATACGCTTGCGACTCGCTCAGGACAACCAGTTCTTCAAGTACTCCAGATATGCTATAGGGGAGATTGTTCTTGTGGTTGTAGGGATTTTGATAGCTTTACAGATCAACAATTGGAACGAGCTTGAAAAATTAAGAGTGAGGGAAACTAATCTTCTAAAGGAATTGAGAACTAACCTAAACACAAATATTAAGAACCTTGAAAAAGATATTGAAGTTCAAATTGAACAGGCTTCTTATATTGACATTGTTCAATTACATTTGGAAAATAAGAAACCATATAATGATTCCATAAGTTATTTTATTTCCTATGGAAGTCCGGCCCCTGATGTATTATTAACTTCTTCCGCCTTTGAAACCTTGAGATCATCAGGACTTGAATTGATACGCTCAGATACTTTGAGGCAAGCAATTATAAATTTATTTGAAGTTGACTACCCTTATTTATTTCAAGAAACAAAACGACTTGAGGATCAGGTATGGCCATCAGTTGTTGTCCCTATGTTTCAAAAACATTTTAGATTTAGAGATAATTTGGCTATTCCGACAAACTATGAGGCCTTAATTAATGATGATGAATTTATGAATATGTGGAGTTTTAGAGGTGCGTTAAGAAAAGGCTCAACTTCACGTAAAATTATAGCAGTAGAAAAAACACAGGCGGTAATTGAGTTGATTGAAATCGAACTTAATAAAAATAGTAAACTCTAA
- a CDS encoding cyclase family protein, whose amino-acid sequence MNHEIKLYTILSFFSLGLLINPSLVFSQQWGKGDQKGATNHITPEKVVQAANLISKGKIYKLGQIYETSMPKGGRNFTLHIIGPPPIDESNKNSTVGNLEFFTGEIGQIGTQFDGLGHIGYREEKEDFYYNGFTGTEIYSSSGLRKLGVEHAGPFFTRGILIDVAGFKGVERLEAGYEITLDDIQQTLKKQNVSINEGDVVLIRTGHSRLWKVDNDAYYDWVGGEPGIGTSAGQWLADQKIVIVGSDNYGVEVVPFSNAEASWPVHLMMLKENGIHLLESLNLEELSQDQVYEFAFMFSPLPIKGATGSPGNPIAIK is encoded by the coding sequence ATGAATCACGAAATAAAATTATACACAATTCTTTCTTTTTTTTCATTGGGATTATTAATAAATCCATCCTTGGTATTTTCTCAACAATGGGGTAAAGGAGATCAAAAAGGAGCCACAAATCACATCACACCTGAAAAAGTGGTTCAAGCTGCAAACCTCATATCAAAAGGCAAAATCTATAAATTGGGACAAATCTATGAAACAAGTATGCCGAAGGGAGGAAGAAATTTTACGCTTCATATTATTGGACCACCTCCAATTGATGAGTCAAATAAAAACAGCACTGTAGGCAACCTTGAATTCTTCACAGGTGAAATTGGTCAGATAGGAACTCAGTTTGATGGTTTAGGGCATATTGGATATAGAGAGGAGAAAGAAGACTTCTACTACAATGGATTTACAGGTACTGAAATATATTCATCCTCCGGATTGCGAAAATTAGGTGTTGAACATGCGGGGCCCTTTTTTACCCGAGGAATTTTAATTGATGTTGCAGGTTTCAAAGGAGTTGAAAGATTAGAGGCAGGTTATGAAATCACACTGGATGACATACAGCAAACCCTAAAGAAGCAAAACGTATCAATCAACGAAGGAGATGTAGTTTTGATTCGAACAGGGCACAGCAGATTATGGAAAGTTGACAATGATGCTTACTATGATTGGGTTGGTGGAGAACCTGGAATTGGAACATCTGCCGGCCAGTGGTTGGCAGACCAGAAGATCGTAATCGTAGGTTCTGATAATTACGGAGTAGAAGTTGTTCCTTTCTCTAATGCAGAGGCTAGTTGGCCAGTGCATTTAATGATGCTTAAAGAAAATGGTATCCATTTGTTAGAGAGCCTTAATCTTGAGGAATTGTCTCAAGATCAGGTTTATGAATTTGCGTTTATGTTTTCACCCCTGCCTATCAAAGGAGCAACAGGTTCACCTGGAAATCCGATTGCAATCAAATGA
- a CDS encoding DUF6090 family protein → MLPFFRKIRWRLAQDNQFFKYSRYAIGEIVLVVIGILIALQINTWNEERLKRKKEFFYLGEIRKNLVQDTTSINKVLAFNNSKKNAINETFKLFETSTKENFNLADFAGRMNPLSQFKIFIPQRIAFNNLLDVEKIDLISDLELRTKLSEYYNEDYEKGTQEVTIQRTRAFTEYAGRQLTTQEIVKLNTDATVQIKSNAMSEIYKDELMIYHLLNMSITINYHNGELKYLKQQVKSLLSLLESEINQSNYKN, encoded by the coding sequence ATGCTCCCATTTTTCCGTAAAATACGCTGGCGACTCGCTCAGGACAATCAATTCTTCAAGTACTCCCGATATGCTATTGGTGAGATTGTTCTGGTGGTTATAGGAATTTTAATCGCCTTGCAGATCAACACATGGAATGAAGAACGCCTAAAAAGAAAAAAGGAGTTTTTTTACCTGGGAGAAATTCGTAAAAATTTGGTTCAGGATACGACTAGTATCAACAAGGTTTTAGCCTTCAACAACTCAAAAAAGAATGCCATCAATGAGACTTTTAAACTCTTTGAAACATCGACCAAAGAAAATTTCAATCTAGCTGATTTTGCTGGACGGATGAACCCCTTATCGCAATTTAAAATATTCATTCCCCAACGAATTGCTTTTAATAATTTATTAGATGTCGAAAAAATAGACCTAATTTCGGATCTGGAATTGAGAACAAAGCTTTCTGAATATTACAACGAAGATTACGAAAAAGGGACACAAGAAGTAACAATACAGCGTACCAGGGCTTTTACAGAATACGCCGGAAGACAATTAACAACTCAGGAAATTGTCAAGCTAAATACTGATGCAACTGTTCAAATAAAGAGCAATGCGATGTCTGAAATCTATAAGGACGAACTCATGATCTACCATCTTTTGAATATGAGCATAACGATCAATTATCATAATGGGGAATTGAAGTATCTTAAACAGCAGGTGAAATCGCTTCTGTCTCTTTTGGAATCAGAAATAAATCAATCTAACTATAAAAATTAG
- a CDS encoding DUF6090 family protein codes for MLPFFRKIRLRLARDNQFFKYSRYAIGEIVLVVIGILIALYINNWNERRKDLERFDQALVEVEKELIFNITSVRTGIYFHSYYDSIYLKVLIDTLQFDDYKGYARRALTNIGCDPFIVKLQDKSFSKMPQVKDLTPEQDSILIGLNSVHNFYANVVKDFEDDVKESALKKERILEKYDWFRDWQFEELKDEVITNYFLRNPEHLNSVSVVYKKQSRYNQWINNYDRISVSTYRKLHKYLNDKEIERANSINLDIDVEKNKHYLGKYDSKWCSDKNYIHDDSIVISLEKGQLIYTGYRSSGPHTKMNIIPITEHRFRSGNGGFYHLELDNHGKVEGIRFSAGPRFILTMKKVR; via the coding sequence ATGCTCCCCTTCTTCCGTAAAATACGCTTGCGATTAGCCCGAGACAATCAGTTCTTCAAGTACTCAAGATATGCCATTGGGGAAATTGTTCTTGTTGTTATTGGGATCTTGATTGCACTGTATATTAATAACTGGAACGAACGACGAAAAGATCTTGAAAGATTTGATCAGGCATTGGTTGAAGTTGAGAAAGAACTTATTTTTAACATTACCAGTGTAAGAACTGGTATTTACTTCCATTCATATTACGATTCTATTTATCTAAAAGTACTGATTGACACCCTCCAATTTGACGACTATAAAGGATATGCTAGACGTGCGTTGACCAATATAGGCTGTGATCCTTTTATAGTTAAACTTCAGGACAAATCATTCAGTAAAATGCCTCAAGTGAAGGACTTAACACCAGAGCAGGACTCCATACTAATTGGTTTAAACTCTGTTCATAATTTTTATGCAAATGTTGTTAAGGATTTTGAGGATGATGTGAAAGAATCAGCCCTTAAAAAGGAAAGAATACTAGAGAAGTATGACTGGTTTAGAGATTGGCAGTTTGAAGAATTAAAGGATGAGGTCATTACCAATTATTTTCTACGTAATCCAGAACACTTGAATTCAGTTTCTGTAGTTTATAAAAAACAAAGCAGATACAATCAATGGATAAATAACTACGATCGTATCTCAGTTTCAACCTATAGAAAGCTGCACAAATATTTAAATGACAAGGAAATCGAACGGGCTAACTCAATAAATCTTGATATTGATGTCGAAAAGAATAAACATTATCTCGGTAAATATGATTCAAAATGGTGTTCCGATAAAAACTACATTCACGATGATTCTATAGTAATAAGCCTTGAAAAAGGTCAGCTGATCTATACGGGTTATAGATCTTCTGGTCCTCACACAAAAATGAACATCATTCCTATAACGGAGCATCGATTTAGATCAGGTAACGGTGGTTTTTATCATTTAGAACTTGATAATCATGGGAAGGTTGAAGGTATTCGTTTTAGCGCTGGCCCGAGATTTATTCTAACGATGAAAAAGGTCCGTTAA
- a CDS encoding DUF6090 family protein, producing MINFFRRIRHKLIQESQFFKYLKYAIGEIILVVLGILIALQINNWNENQKKELKTINDLLNLKEALNDDIASIDSNLIFNKTRLRGIFYILKHSGLNTQTFIEMKWVDISKNEIENRIWKGSFPDTLNREFTDLAFSLLGRGFGGVAINKTVINELNSTGSFSNIQNANLKKKIGNYYSFLNQRLEGYAIEEHEEWANETTRFLRDNYGIFTLDVSYLKDPIASLKNKRDVEYQLRYLALEVNYHCIWSIEAKEKASDLVRLIDEEVKRLKN from the coding sequence ATGATCAACTTCTTTAGGCGAATAAGGCACAAACTGATTCAAGAAAGTCAATTCTTTAAGTATTTAAAATATGCCATTGGAGAGATAATACTTGTAGTATTAGGAATCTTGATTGCGTTGCAGATCAATAATTGGAATGAAAATCAGAAAAAAGAATTAAAGACTATTAACGATTTACTTAATTTAAAAGAAGCACTGAATGACGATATTGCTTCTATTGATTCAAACCTGATCTTTAACAAGACACGATTAAGAGGCATCTTTTATATACTCAAACATTCAGGGTTGAATACGCAAACCTTTATAGAAATGAAATGGGTTGATATCTCTAAAAATGAAATTGAAAACCGCATTTGGAAGGGCTCATTTCCAGATACCTTAAACCGAGAATTTACTGACTTGGCTTTTTCATTACTTGGACGTGGTTTCGGAGGTGTTGCCATAAATAAAACGGTAATCAATGAACTGAATTCCACAGGTTCCTTCTCAAACATTCAAAATGCTAATCTAAAAAAGAAAATAGGTAATTACTACAGCTTTTTGAATCAGCGACTGGAAGGGTATGCCATTGAAGAACATGAAGAATGGGCGAATGAAACCACTCGCTTTTTAAGAGACAATTATGGCATATTCACTTTGGATGTTTCTTATTTAAAAGATCCTATAGCTTCCTTAAAAAATAAAAGAGATGTGGAGTATCAACTGAGATATTTGGCACTGGAAGTGAACTATCATTGTATATGGTCTATTGAGGCTAAAGAAAAAGCTTCTGACTTAGTAAGGCTTATAGATGAAGAAGTTAAAAGACTCAAAAACTAA
- a CDS encoding serine hydrolase — translation MNLHQTDFKKIMILGGLFLFTAIQLTFGQSKVQELDKLLQLYHEYGKFNGSALVAEQGKVIYKNGLGMANMEWDIENQTNTKHRLGSITKQFTAMLILQLAEEGKLDLNAPVSDYLPDYPNDSDPKITTHHLLTHTSGIPNYTAFPGFFKDESRDPYSPDDFIKKFEDKELEFTPGERFNYSNSGYFLLGVIIEKVSGKSYEEMLQEKIFTPLNMTGSGYDHHDEILKNRATGYEKQGRNYINSRYIDMTIPYAAGSLYSTVEDLYLWDQALYTNKLLSKEYMELYFKPYVKAFGETHYAYGWGVGYDRIGNSKDSVYTISHGGGINGFNTIISRSPSDKTLVVLLNNTGGAPLSQMTRSIRGVLKGTTYDLPKKSAAYEMQGVIEDEGIDAGVDRFNKIKDDKTYDLDENEMNQIGYQLMGKEMVEEASKVFKLNMDAFPESFNVYDSYAEAQMKLGNNEEAIEYYKKSVEMNPGNQNGIDMLKKLGVDIADETEEVVVPDEILESYVGKYELSPGFVLTITKEGSQLSGQATGQPKVDIFPKSETLFYLKVVMAQIEFNKSDNGKIESLTLYQNGQEMTGKRLAD, via the coding sequence ATGAATTTACATCAAACCGACTTTAAAAAAATTATGATCCTGGGAGGCTTGTTCCTCTTTACAGCCATTCAACTGACCTTTGGACAATCCAAAGTTCAAGAACTTGATAAATTGCTGCAACTCTACCATGAATATGGAAAGTTCAATGGCTCTGCTCTTGTTGCGGAACAAGGAAAAGTTATATATAAAAATGGCCTTGGTATGGCCAATATGGAATGGGACATCGAAAATCAGACCAACACCAAGCACAGGCTAGGCTCTATTACCAAACAGTTTACTGCCATGCTGATTCTGCAACTTGCCGAAGAAGGGAAGCTGGATCTGAATGCCCCAGTTTCTGATTACCTTCCTGATTACCCAAATGATAGCGACCCTAAAATAACCACGCATCATTTGTTGACGCATACCTCGGGGATTCCCAATTACACGGCTTTCCCTGGCTTTTTTAAGGACGAAAGCCGCGATCCTTATTCACCAGATGATTTTATCAAGAAATTTGAGGATAAGGAACTGGAATTTACGCCGGGCGAAAGGTTCAATTACAGCAATTCCGGGTATTTTCTATTGGGTGTAATCATTGAGAAGGTTTCTGGTAAATCTTATGAGGAGATGCTTCAGGAGAAAATATTTACGCCTTTAAACATGACGGGATCAGGATATGATCATCATGATGAGATTTTGAAAAACAGAGCTACAGGTTATGAAAAACAAGGCAGAAATTATATCAATTCCAGATATATAGACATGACCATTCCTTATGCCGCAGGATCTTTATATTCTACCGTTGAGGACCTGTATCTTTGGGATCAGGCATTATATACCAACAAGCTGCTTTCAAAAGAATATATGGAGCTTTATTTTAAGCCCTATGTAAAGGCTTTTGGTGAAACTCATTATGCGTACGGATGGGGTGTAGGCTATGATAGGATTGGTAACTCAAAAGACAGTGTTTATACGATTTCTCATGGAGGAGGGATCAATGGTTTTAACACGATCATCTCAAGATCACCTTCTGACAAGACTTTAGTTGTTTTGTTGAACAACACCGGCGGGGCACCTTTGAGCCAGATGACAAGATCTATCAGGGGAGTTTTAAAGGGTACCACTTATGACCTTCCAAAGAAATCAGCGGCCTATGAAATGCAAGGTGTCATTGAAGATGAGGGAATTGATGCCGGTGTAGACCGTTTTAATAAAATTAAAGATGATAAAACCTATGATTTGGATGAAAATGAGATGAATCAGATTGGGTATCAGCTTATGGGCAAAGAGATGGTAGAGGAAGCCAGTAAGGTATTTAAATTAAATATGGATGCTTTTCCTGAATCGTTCAATGTTTATGACAGTTATGCGGAAGCACAGATGAAGCTTGGCAACAATGAAGAAGCCATCGAGTATTACAAGAAATCTGTTGAAATGAATCCGGGTAATCAAAATGGTATTGACATGCTGAAAAAGCTGGGTGTGGATATCGCTGATGAAACAGAGGAGGTTGTTGTCCCTGATGAGATATTAGAATCTTATGTTGGAAAGTATGAACTGAGCCCAGGTTTTGTGTTGACAATTACAAAGGAAGGAAGCCAGTTGAGTGGTCAGGCCACTGGCCAGCCTAAGGTTGATATATTCCCCAAATCCGAAACTCTTTTTTACTTAAAAGTGGTGATGGCCCAGATAGAGTTTAACAAAAGCGACAACGGAAAAATTGAAAGTTTGACCTTGTATCAAAACGGACAGGAAATGACCGGAAAAAGATTGGCAGATTAG
- a CDS encoding DUF6090 family protein — MLPFFRKIRYRLAQDNQFFKYSRYAIGEIILVVVGILIALYINNWNEERKEELMIIEILEEIDQDLNADIEAFDRGVELYNEDINWKIWGLESTNYRQDQIDSIFMYLRPTAFDYIIVTRGFDKLKNSGILEYYDHHEVVQKLTTYYTVQFNYYNRWINWDLKGNDLNSEWMVSPQNKRERGIGGFPSIHSDEEKIELLFEEILTPHFRNLKRYEYYRRKEILRELEKMRNSALEIRQSIKESLNT, encoded by the coding sequence ATGCTCCCATTCTTCCGTAAAATACGCTACCGGTTAGCACAAGATAATCAGTTCTTCAAGTATAGTAGATATGCTATTGGGGAGATTATTCTTGTTGTAGTTGGAATACTCATTGCTCTTTACATCAATAACTGGAATGAGGAAAGGAAGGAAGAATTGATGATTATAGAAATTCTTGAAGAGATCGATCAGGATCTAAATGCCGATATAGAAGCCTTCGATCGAGGTGTAGAATTGTACAACGAAGACATAAATTGGAAGATTTGGGGCCTTGAAAGTACGAACTATCGGCAGGATCAGATTGATTCAATATTTATGTATTTGAGACCAACTGCATTCGACTACATTATAGTAACAAGGGGATTTGACAAACTGAAGAACTCTGGTATATTGGAATATTATGATCATCATGAAGTAGTACAGAAATTAACAACCTATTACACCGTTCAGTTTAACTACTATAATCGCTGGATAAATTGGGACCTAAAAGGCAACGACTTAAACTCTGAATGGATGGTTAGCCCCCAGAACAAAAGAGAACGAGGTATAGGAGGTTTTCCGTCAATTCATAGCGATGAAGAAAAAATAGAATTACTCTTTGAAGAAATACTGACACCTCATTTCAGAAATCTCAAACGATACGAGTACTATAGGAGAAAAGAAATTTTAAGAGAGTTAGAAAAAATGAGAAATTCCGCATTGGAAATAAGACAGTCAATTAAAGAATCTTTGAATACCTAA
- a CDS encoding arylsulfatase → MIRSKLLFSLIFCLLISTVDAQEKPNVVIVFLDNFGWGEPGFNGGGITRGTPTPRMDKLADEGFRLTNFNVEVQCTPSRSALMTGRYAIRSGNATVPIGEGVYGLVGWEVTMAEMLSDNGYATGMFGKWHLGRTEGRFPTDQGFDEWYGIPNSTDESVYSEMDGFAESQVPETMVMEATKGMKPKNVRPYRLDYRPLIDRDLTDKALDFMERSVDSNKPFFLYLPYTATHFPTMPHPDFKGKTKNGPWADLLLQIDSYLGELQDKIDDLGVSQNTIFIFTADNGPESLNHGSTNMTVETSIQGTAGPWRGTLFTGFEGALRVPFVIKWPGKIKGATVSDEIVHAMDLFPTLSALTQSKVPDDRIIDGIDMSDFMLGKKKESGREGFIVYMGKDIFGVKWKNWKLHFNEQEAWNTVKNTYTMPKVYNLYEDPQERNNVLFPHTWVPKAALKQLEEHVISLKQNPPIPQGQLDPYEPE, encoded by the coding sequence ATGATTCGGTCCAAACTCTTATTTAGCCTTATTTTTTGCCTGTTGATTTCAACTGTTGACGCTCAGGAAAAACCCAATGTGGTTATCGTCTTTCTGGATAATTTTGGTTGGGGAGAACCGGGATTCAACGGCGGTGGAATTACCAGAGGTACTCCAACCCCCAGAATGGATAAACTGGCAGATGAGGGCTTTCGCCTGACCAACTTCAATGTTGAAGTTCAGTGTACCCCTTCGCGTTCGGCTTTAATGACAGGACGTTATGCCATCCGAAGCGGAAATGCAACCGTACCCATTGGGGAAGGCGTTTACGGACTTGTTGGCTGGGAAGTTACCATGGCTGAAATGCTGTCCGATAACGGATATGCAACAGGTATGTTTGGTAAATGGCACCTGGGCAGGACGGAAGGAAGATTTCCAACGGACCAGGGGTTTGATGAATGGTATGGAATTCCTAATTCAACGGATGAATCGGTCTATTCAGAAATGGATGGCTTTGCAGAAAGCCAAGTTCCTGAGACAATGGTGATGGAAGCCACAAAAGGTATGAAACCTAAAAACGTCAGGCCCTATAGACTTGATTATCGTCCTCTTATTGATCGAGATCTTACGGATAAGGCGCTGGACTTTATGGAAAGAAGTGTAGATTCCAATAAACCATTCTTTTTATATCTGCCTTATACAGCAACACATTTTCCGACTATGCCTCACCCTGATTTTAAAGGAAAAACCAAAAATGGACCGTGGGCGGATCTGCTATTACAGATTGACTCCTATCTTGGTGAACTTCAGGATAAAATAGACGATCTGGGTGTATCCCAAAACACGATATTTATTTTTACAGCAGATAACGGTCCCGAATCACTAAATCATGGTAGCACCAATATGACAGTAGAAACCTCAATACAAGGCACAGCAGGGCCATGGAGGGGAACTTTGTTTACCGGATTTGAAGGGGCGTTAAGAGTTCCTTTTGTCATAAAATGGCCTGGTAAGATCAAAGGGGCTACGGTAAGTGACGAGATTGTTCATGCTATGGACCTGTTCCCCACACTATCTGCATTAACCCAAAGCAAAGTTCCTGACGACAGGATCATTGACGGGATTGATATGAGTGATTTTATGCTTGGTAAAAAGAAAGAATCCGGCAGAGAAGGGTTTATCGTCTATATGGGCAAAGATATTTTCGGTGTAAAATGGAAAAACTGGAAACTCCACTTTAACGAACAAGAAGCATGGAATACAGTGAAAAACACCTACACCATGCCTAAAGTTTATAATTTATATGAAGATCCCCAAGAAAGAAATAACGTGCTTTTCCCTCACACCTGGGTGCCAAAGGCTGCCCTCAAGCAATTGGAAGAACACGTCATTTCACTTAAGCAGAATCCCCCGATTCCACAAGGTCAATTGGATCCTTATGAGCCGGAATAG
- a CDS encoding phosphotriesterase family protein gives MKKEPRIYILLFFLIIACGNPTSNKQQLIIDVNGTQRLASNQIWLSHEHILVDFIGADSIQPNRWNHDTIMKVVMPYLEELKEFNVNYFVDATPDYLGRDVLLLEKITNKTGIRIVTNTGLYGARNNKFIPDYAQEMTAEDLAGMWINEYENGIDGTSIRPGFIKIGIDDSESLDPMHQKLVKAAALTHLKTGLTIASHTGKATGLWPQLNILKEMGVSPEAFIWVHAQSEEDTESYLKAAEMGCWISLDGLGWELEKHVEKLLFAKRNGILDRVLISHDSGWYDPQKENQTIKPFTNIFKKLYPELKSRGFSDDEFKELISVNPSKAFLIKVRNYPADKNDK, from the coding sequence ATGAAAAAAGAACCGAGAATTTATATTTTACTTTTTTTCTTAATCATAGCTTGCGGAAATCCAACATCTAACAAACAACAGTTAATAATAGATGTTAATGGAACACAGCGATTAGCATCAAATCAAATATGGTTATCACACGAACATATATTAGTCGATTTTATAGGGGCAGACAGTATACAACCCAACAGATGGAACCATGATACTATCATGAAAGTAGTAATGCCTTATCTCGAAGAGCTTAAAGAATTTAATGTTAATTATTTTGTTGACGCAACACCAGATTACTTAGGAAGAGATGTATTGCTTCTTGAAAAAATTACCAATAAAACAGGTATTAGGATTGTTACTAATACCGGTCTTTACGGAGCTCGGAATAATAAATTTATTCCTGATTATGCTCAAGAAATGACTGCAGAAGATCTTGCCGGGATGTGGATTAATGAATATGAGAATGGTATTGATGGAACTTCAATAAGACCTGGTTTTATTAAGATTGGTATCGACGATTCTGAATCCTTAGATCCGATGCATCAGAAGTTGGTAAAAGCTGCAGCGCTGACTCATTTAAAAACAGGTTTAACTATAGCATCACATACGGGAAAAGCTACAGGTTTATGGCCACAATTGAACATTCTTAAAGAAATGGGGGTGTCACCAGAGGCTTTTATTTGGGTACATGCCCAGTCAGAAGAGGATACTGAAAGTTATCTAAAGGCTGCAGAGATGGGATGCTGGATAAGTCTCGATGGATTAGGCTGGGAATTGGAAAAACATGTTGAAAAACTATTGTTTGCAAAAAGAAATGGAATTTTAGACAGGGTTTTGATTTCACACGATTCTGGCTGGTATGATCCGCAAAAAGAAAATCAAACCATCAAACCCTTTACAAATATTTTTAAGAAACTCTATCCGGAGCTAAAATCACGTGGTTTCTCAGATGATGAATTTAAAGAATTGATTAGCGTCAATCCGTCAAAAGCATTTTTGATAAAGGTCAGAAATTATCCTGCAGATAAGAATGATAAATAA
- a CDS encoding methyltransferase, whose amino-acid sequence MEQSIQNQVTPSKIMQVGMGFWASKTLLTAVNMGLFTELSAGMLSGSEIQNKLGLHDRSLYDFLDTLVALGFLNRTGLKENAMYGNSDDSEMFLDKNKPSYIGGILEMSNNRLYPFWNDLEECLKTGGPQNESKNGGKPLFEAIYSDQDRLREFIHGMGGVQAGNFMKLARDFDFSNYRTLCDVGGSGANLSIIVAKNNNHMNCISFDLPPVGPIAKENVSQFGLTERIEIVSGDFFIDDFPNADIITMGNILHDWGAQDKVMLVRKAYQALPEGGALIVIENIIDDQRERNTFGLMMSLNMAIETDEGFDFSLSEFKSWSEMAGFKETILMPLEGPSSAIIAIK is encoded by the coding sequence ATGGAACAATCAATTCAAAATCAAGTTACCCCGTCAAAGATAATGCAGGTTGGGATGGGTTTTTGGGCATCTAAAACTTTATTGACAGCCGTAAACATGGGACTTTTCACAGAATTGTCTGCCGGAATGCTTTCGGGTTCAGAAATTCAAAACAAGCTAGGACTGCATGATCGATCACTTTATGATTTTTTGGATACACTTGTGGCTTTAGGATTTTTGAATCGTACAGGATTGAAAGAAAACGCTATGTATGGCAATTCAGATGATTCCGAAATGTTTTTAGACAAAAACAAACCGAGTTATATTGGTGGTATTCTGGAAATGTCTAATAACCGACTCTATCCATTTTGGAATGATTTAGAAGAATGCTTAAAAACCGGAGGCCCTCAAAACGAGTCAAAAAACGGTGGAAAACCTCTTTTTGAAGCTATTTATTCTGATCAGGACAGACTTAGGGAATTCATTCATGGTATGGGAGGTGTTCAAGCCGGTAATTTTATGAAACTGGCTCGAGATTTTGATTTCTCAAATTACAGAACACTATGTGATGTAGGAGGTTCAGGTGCTAACCTTTCCATTATCGTAGCAAAAAATAATAATCACATGAATTGTATTTCATTTGATTTACCGCCTGTAGGCCCCATAGCAAAGGAAAACGTAAGTCAATTTGGTTTAACTGAACGAATAGAGATTGTTTCGGGAGATTTTTTTATTGATGACTTCCCAAATGCAGATATTATAACGATGGGAAATATTCTTCACGATTGGGGTGCCCAGGACAAAGTTATGTTAGTTAGAAAGGCCTATCAAGCTTTACCTGAAGGAGGTGCACTTATTGTTATTGAAAATATTATTGATGATCAAAGGGAAAGAAATACTTTCGGATTGATGATGTCTTTGAATATGGCTATCGAAACGGATGAAGGATTTGATTTTTCATTATCCGAATTTAAATCGTGGTCTGAGATGGCAGGGTTTAAAGAAACAATATTGATGCCACTTGAAGGGCCATCAAGCGCAATAATAGCTATTAAATAA